A part of Myxococcus landrumus genomic DNA contains:
- a CDS encoding FHA domain-containing protein, which produces MSQLLLSALSVVCPNCDGFNPPRSASCVLCGQALAEAPAPAAKPAAKAAATSRPPSVTPQGGRPAAVASFPGTRVPEPSSPPVTPLPPSAIPPGMRPSARTPPPTAAAGLMVERPAPSKPPVPTVPPAAPPSLAPRGTGGTPGPANTRPPPPVPEGSLPARTGASAPAAAPRPAPAASRFGLAVIAGSSRGQRYKLPVTGCVVGRQRGAILFPDDGFVSPLHATFLVKDGALFVRDENSASGVFVTVAGTEAITARTHFSVGQRLFRFTGRLEPLAPVAGRPIVYGAPVPLGQAVYGVEEVIVGGRGGRAVVTAAPLLTLGQANCDLSFPGDEGLAGRHCELSPTPTGALLRDLSGGLGTYVRIPAGEERPLRPGDRVRLGQHVVQVETLG; this is translated from the coding sequence ATGTCACAGCTCTTGTTGTCGGCTCTCTCGGTGGTGTGCCCGAACTGTGACGGGTTCAATCCGCCGCGCTCGGCCTCTTGCGTACTCTGCGGCCAGGCGCTGGCGGAGGCTCCAGCCCCGGCCGCCAAGCCCGCCGCGAAGGCGGCCGCCACGTCGCGACCGCCCTCGGTGACGCCCCAAGGGGGGCGCCCGGCCGCGGTGGCGTCCTTTCCTGGCACGCGAGTCCCGGAGCCCTCGAGTCCCCCGGTCACCCCGCTCCCCCCCAGCGCCATTCCGCCAGGGATGCGACCTTCCGCTCGGACGCCGCCTCCCACGGCCGCCGCCGGGCTGATGGTGGAGCGGCCCGCGCCGTCGAAGCCCCCGGTTCCCACGGTCCCTCCCGCCGCCCCGCCGTCACTGGCCCCTCGAGGGACTGGAGGCACTCCGGGTCCGGCCAATACCCGTCCCCCGCCCCCCGTACCCGAGGGCTCGCTGCCCGCGCGCACCGGGGCCTCCGCCCCGGCGGCCGCGCCCCGCCCCGCTCCGGCGGCATCGCGCTTCGGGTTGGCGGTCATCGCGGGCTCCAGCCGGGGCCAGCGCTACAAGCTCCCCGTCACGGGCTGCGTGGTGGGCCGTCAGCGCGGCGCCATCCTCTTCCCCGATGACGGCTTCGTGTCGCCCCTGCACGCCACCTTCCTCGTGAAGGACGGCGCGCTCTTCGTGCGCGACGAAAACAGCGCGTCGGGGGTGTTCGTGACGGTGGCGGGCACGGAGGCCATCACCGCGCGCACCCACTTCAGCGTGGGCCAGCGGCTGTTCCGCTTCACGGGCAGGCTGGAGCCCCTCGCGCCCGTGGCTGGACGCCCCATCGTGTACGGAGCCCCGGTGCCGCTCGGCCAGGCCGTCTACGGAGTGGAGGAAGTCATCGTCGGCGGCCGAGGAGGCCGTGCGGTCGTCACGGCCGCGCCCCTGCTCACGCTGGGGCAAGCCAACTGCGACCTGAGCTTCCCGGGCGACGAGGGCCTCGCGGGCCGCCACTGCGAGCTGTCCCCCACGCCCACGGGTGCGCTGCTGCGAGACTTGTCCGGGGGGCTGGGCACCTACGTGCGCATCCCCGCTGGAGAGGAGCGCCCGCTGCGTCCCGGAGACAGGGTGCGCCTGGGCCAGCACGTGGTGCAGGTGGAGACGCTGGGCTGA